The genomic DNA CTCGGCAACGTCGGTGGCCTGATTGAGAATCTCGTCGACAGAGCGGAACTGCGAAATCTTTGCGCTCAGGAGAACAATAAGGTCTTCTTCGCTGACAACCCGGCGTCCTGCGAGCGAGAGCAAGCCCGAATGAGTCGAGTCGGGCAAAAGGAGACGTCGCTCTTCCCATTGCGCCGCGAGTTGTGCTCGTGAAGTGGAGAGCACTGCAACGCGTACCATGTCTTCATCAAGCTCGATGGCGTGATTGTGTGCACGCGTTCTGACTTCCTCGGCGCGGCGTTGAAGGCGCGAAAGCCACGTCTCTGTCTGCAACCGCTCAAGAAACCAGGGCACCGCACCCATTACGAGGTCATAGCCCTCAAGGGGGTTTCGAAGCAGCCAGCCCGGCGTGACGATTTCGCCACGCAGGATAAGTGGCATCTCCGGATTCAACAGTTTCAGTGCAATCATCAGGCGGCAGTCCTCATCGACGCCATCAAGTCGCACCGCTTGGCGCAGGCCGGCGAGTTGCTTCGCCGGAACGTCAGCTTGTTCAGCCCAGGTAACCATCACGCCGCGATTGAGGTGGTCGCGGGCCTCATCCCAATTCTCACGTTCTGCTGCCGCGAGAGCAAACACGGTGGGCTTGTGATATTGCCGCGAGCCGAGTGAGATGCTTGCGCCTTCCGCTGCATCAGTCTCGGAGGTCACAGCAGATGGCGCATCGACGTGTTTGCCATCGAGCCACGCCTTGACCTGTGCCCATTGCCAGCGCTGATGTCGGTCGCGCGCCAGCAGGCCACGCAGAAGAAGGTGAAGCGACGAGTCAAGGTCGTCCGGTATCGTGACGCCGTTTGCCAGTACGTGAATCAGAAAAGCGCGTGGATTGATTCCCTCGAAGCATTTGCCCTCGGTAAGCTGCTCGAGCAAAATCATGCCGAGGCTCCACCAATCGGACGCGGCTGCAACGCCACCGGCGATTGCTTCAGGTGCCATGTACCGCGTCGTTTCAAGCGGTGAGACGATGTCGAGGTCGAATTCGGACAATCGTGCCGACCCGAAGCCGCTAATCACAAGATCGAGAGGCTCTCGGCTGCGCACTAGCAACGTACCTGGCCGCAGGTCGCGATGCCGCAAACCGGCTTCGGAGAGGGAATTGATTGCCTGCCCAAGTTCGTCAACGACGTGACGAATGGCCGCAAGGTCCCGCACGGCGATGCCCACATCGGCAAGTGTTCCACCGCTGAGCTCTTCTGCAACTTCATACGCGCGCGTGTTCCAGCGACCTGTCGCGATGATCTCAGGGACATGTTCGCGCGGAAGACGGCGGACAACATCGTAGACGGAAGTGTCTGGCTCGGCTCCGTCGCGATAGAGCGTCAATATCGCCTGTCTGTTGGTGTCGCAATGCTGCGCAACGTAGCGTTCTCGTACGCCGTCAGTGCTGGAGATTTGCCGCACAAGGCGCCAGCCGTCGATTTGAGTTTCAGTCGTTTCAGGCAACGTTGTCGTGTCGCCACCGGCCCCGTCCGAACTGCTGCTGTGGCCTTGCGCATTTGCCGAAGTGGTAGGATCGGCCCCGCACTCGAGGCATATCAGATCGCCGTCATTCATCGGGTGCCCGTTTGTGCACTGAAGTTGAGGGCGGACCTGAGCCGGGCGCTCGGCATCGTCGTTGTTCAGTCTTTCTGTGGTGACGATTTCCTGGGGTCGCCACCCGGCCGCCCGAATTGGCAGGCTGGACAAATCCCAGCCGCATTTGGCGTTGACGACGGTTCCTGCACAGAACCATTCCTCTACAGACCGCTCGGTCTTGCAGTTCGGGCAAAAACGCATCATTGCTGACATTTCCTGTCTTATCGGTTTCGCGCTTTATCAGCGCTGATCTGGACTCGATGGCCCTGATCCGTCAATAGGTCTCTTAAACGCTGAAAGTCGTTCCGGTTCGGTATTCCCGCGAACCAGATGCTGCCGTCCTCATCAAACATGACGTCCAGCGACTTGTCGCTCTCGTTCAGGTCGCGCTCATATTGCGAATAAATCGCCCGGCCGCGATCGGTGAGCAAATGCAGCCGCTGGTTATCGCTACCGCGAAGCGGGCGGTTATGTGACGTGTCGATTTCAAACGGGTCGGTAATGAGCGCATCAATCGCGCCATTTACTTTTGCGAGGGTGCCTGCAAGTGCCTCGATCGGGTGGCCGCTGTAAGCGAGAATATCCCCGGTGGACATCTCGTGCAGCGCGCGAACAAGCGCGACGAGAACATCTGGCTGGTCGAATGGCTCGCCACCCGAAATGGTGAAACCGTCTGCGTGCGGCAGCCATGTGCGAACTTGCTCCAGCACCCGCTCCAGCGTTGATTCTCCTCCGGTCGTGGCCCACGTATCGGCCGAAATGCACCCAGGGCAACGAATGCTGCAGCCCTGAAACCATATGCCGATACGTTTCCCCGGTCCCAAGGACGTGACTGGGAAGTGCAAGCGCGACAGGCGGATATACATGACCTTAGCGCTTGCGCAATTGCAGCTCGCCGCTTGCAATGTCAGTAACCAAGAAGCGGTCACCACTCTTTGCGTCTTGGTCGAACATACCGCGAGCGAGCGGATTGATCAAATGCGCTTCAAGCTGGTTCCGGATTCCCCGGCCCCCATTCGAGAGATCACTCAGGCACCGTTGCTGAAGCGCAGCCCTCGATGGCTCGTCGAGTTCGACGGACATTCCTTGCGAGGCAATGTCATCGAGTACGACGCGGACCATCTGGTCAAAAATCTCCTCCGCGACGTCGTTCCGGATGAAATCAAAAACGATAATGTTCTCTCCAATCCGGTTGAGAATCTCGGGCCGGTTAAGCACCAGCTTGAAATGCCTCTGAATCTCGTCAAGCACCTTTTCCCCCATATTCTCGAAGGAATCGCTGGGCAGCACGTTGGGCACACGTTGTCCAAGTTCATCCTCGC from Paraburkholderia edwinii includes the following:
- a CDS encoding 4Fe-4S single cluster domain-containing protein; protein product: MYIRLSRLHFPVTSLGPGKRIGIWFQGCSIRCPGCISADTWATTGGESTLERVLEQVRTWLPHADGFTISGGEPFDQPDVLVALVRALHEMSTGDILAYSGHPIEALAGTLAKVNGAIDALITDPFEIDTSHNRPLRGSDNQRLHLLTDRGRAIYSQYERDLNESDKSLDVMFDEDGSIWFAGIPNRNDFQRLRDLLTDQGHRVQISADKARNR